A genomic segment from Spinacia oleracea cultivar Varoflay chromosome 3, BTI_SOV_V1, whole genome shotgun sequence encodes:
- the LOC110775871 gene encoding ATP-citrate synthase alpha chain protein 2, with amino-acid sequence MARKKIREYDSKRLLKQHLKRIASIELPICSAQVTGSTDFTELVNEETWLSSSRLVVKPDMLFGKRGKSGLVALNLDLAQVAEFVKERIGKEVEIEGCKAPVTTFIVEPFVPHDQEFYLSIVSERLGCTVSFSECGGIEIEENWDKVKTIFLPTEKPLTSETCAPLIATLPLEIRGKIGSFIKAVFEVFQDLDFSFLEMNPFTLVNGEPYPLDMRGELDDTAAFKNFKKWGDIEFPLPFGRVLSSTEGYIHSLDEKTSASLKFTILNPKGRIWTMVAGGGASVIYADTVGDLGYASELGNYAEYSGAPNEEEVLNYARVVIDCATANPDGRKRALLIGGGIANFTDVAATFSGIIRALREKESKLKAARMHLFVRRGGPNYQTGLKKMRALGEELGVPIEVYGPEATMTGICKQAIDCTMAQD; translated from the exons ATGGCAAGAAAGAAGATCAGAGAGTATGATTCCAAGAGACTTCTTAAGCAACATCTCAAACGAATTGCTTCCATTGAATTACCCATTTGCTCTGCTCAA GTAACGGGATCCACAGACTTTACTGAACTGGTGAACGAGGAGACATggctttcttcatcaaggttggtTGTGAAACCAGATATGCTTTTTGGTAAGCGTGGTAAGAGTGGCCTTGTGGCCTTGAATTTGGATTTGGCTCAAGTTGCTGAGTTTGTAAAAGAACGTATAGGGAAAGAG GTCGAGATTGAAGGTTGCAAGGCACCTGTCACCACGTTTATTGTTGAACCATTTGTTCCCCACGACCAGGAATTTTATCTCTCGATAGTATCTGAAAGGCTTGGTTGCACTGTAAGTTTCTCCGAGTGTGGTGGTATTGAGATCGAAGAGAACTGGGACAAG GTTAAGACTATATTTTTGCCAACGGAGAAACCTTTGACTAGTGAAACTTGTGCTCCACTGATTGCTACACTTCCTTTGgag ATACGCGGAAAAATCGGGAGTTTCATCAAGGCTGTCTTTGAAGTTTTCCAAG ATCTTGACTTTAGTTTCCTGGAGATGAATCCCTTTACATTGGTTAATGGGGAACCATATCCATTGGACATGAGAGGAGAACTTGATGATACAGCTGCATTCAAGAACTTTAAGAA GTGGGGTGACATAGAGTTTCCATTACCTTTCGGACGAGTTTTAAGCTCTACTGAAGGTTATATTCATTCTTTGGATGAAAAG ACAAGTGCATCCTTGAAATTCACCATTTTGAATCCAAAAGGACGCATTTGGACCATGGTTGCTGGAGGTGGTGCAAGTGTTATATATGCTGACACT GTTGGAGACTTAGGTTACGCATCAGAACTTGGGAATTATGCTGAATACAGTGGTGCTCCTAATGAAGAAGAGGTTCTAAATTACGCTCGGGTAGTTATTGAT TGTGCCACGGCAAATCCTGATGGTCGTAAAAGGGCTCTCCTGATAGGAGGTGGTATTGCTAACTTTACTGACGTCGCTGCTACATTTAGTGGAATCATTAGAGCCCTGAGAGAAAAG GAATCTAAACTGAAGGCAGCAAGAATGCATCTATTCGTCAGAAGAGGAGGTCCAAACTATCAAACAGGTCTTAAGAAAATGCGTGCACTTGGTGAGGAGCTTGGGGTCCCTATCGAG GTATACGGCCCTGAGGCAACTATGACTGGAATTTGCAAGCAAGCAATTGATTGCACTATGGCTCAGGATTAA